The genomic stretch GCCCGGATCGACTGGCGGACGCCCGACGGCGGCCCGGTAGCGTCGAGCGGATGAGCGAGCGTGCCGTCGCGGCGGTGGACCTGGGGACGAACTCCAGCCGTCTTCTCGTCGGGCGGCCGACCGGCGATGGCGACTTCACCACGCTGGTCCGCCGCAACACCATCACCCGCATGGGCCAGGACGTCGACGCCACCGGCGTGCTGGCGCCCGAGGCGATCGCCCGGGTGCTCGACTGCCTCCGCGACTACAAGCACGACATCGAGGAGCACGGCGTCGAGCGGCTGCGCATCGCCGCCACGTCGGCCGCCCGCGACGCCGGCAACCGCGAGGAGTTCTTCGACCAGGTCGAGGCGGTGATCGGTCAGCGGCCGGAGCTGCTG from Acidimicrobiales bacterium encodes the following:
- a CDS encoding exopolyphosphatase, coding for MSERAVAAVDLGTNSSRLLVGRPTGDGDFTTLVRRNTITRMGQDVDATGVLAPEAIARVLDCLRDYKHDIEEHGVERLRIAATSAARDAGNREEFFDQVEAVIGQRPELL